The Pseudanabaena yagii GIHE-NHR1 genome segment GGTGCAATCCGAGCAGGCGCAACTGTACGGCGACAAACTTGATTGGTTTGCAGAGTTTCGACTACAGGATAAATAGAAATTGCGCCAGATTCCGAGCGAGCAGCTATGACCGCCAGTTCACTTTCAAAGGGAATGAATTTTTCGGCGATCGCAGGGGCTTTGTGCATACTTTCCCAAGCAGATTGCAGTTCTATTTCATTGGCAATTACCCAAGTACCTTTGCCGTCATAACCATGTCTTCTCGCTTTGAGTACTAAGGGATAATTTAGTTTTGTCGCTGCGTCTAAAAGTTCCGTTTCTGTTTCTACACTATAAAATTCAGGTGTGGGAATATGGTGATCGCGAAAATGTTGGCGTTGGTTCAGCTTATCAACGGAAATTGCTAAGGTTTCTAATTTTGGTAAAAACAATAATTGGCGATCGCCTTGATGATCTAGCAATTCCTGTAAAGCGACGAGATCAACAAATTCATTCTCAAAGGTGATTACTTGACAATGTTCCGCAAGCTGAGCAGTAGCGATTGCATCGGCAACTTTGCCATAAATCACGCGATCAGCTATAGGTACTGCCGATTCATCAGGGCTGGATGCCTGTACTGCGAGATGTAGCCCTAGATTTTTGGCAGCGATCGCCATCATCCAAGCCAGTTGACCACCACCAATCACCCCGATTTGTTGTCGAGTAACCACTACAAAATTCCTGAATCAATCTATAAAATTGCCAAATAGCCTCCTAATTATAAGGCATTCATATATAGCAATCCTAAAAGGTTTGTGGAAGCGCACCCCTTTGGGGTGCGCTTCCACAAACCTAAAAATCTACAAATGATTTAGGACTGCTATATATTCAGTAGCCAGTTATGTTATGACAAAACCAAAAAACAGAAGAGAGTTGCGACACGAAGCGCCGTAACTCTCTTCTGTTTTTTGGTTTTGTCAAAGTTGCAAAATATTTCCAAAAATCACGAATAATGCGGCTTGATTTACAAAAATATGGCTAAAAGTTGATAATTATTGCATCTAGTCATTGAGGCGAAAATGCAATGGGAACGATGAAGGCTAAGGTTGCGACCAAATTAAAAGTACGTCCAGTAAATTCCTCAGAACTCACAAAACCTAACGAAACTATCGATGTTCCCGTAGGTAAAACCTATGGATTTGATAAATTTGAATCTGCGGATAATGGACATCTGAAAGTGACATTGGCAGCAAATAGCGGAGTTTATTATGTATATCCTCCCCATTGGGATGGATTAACTCCTGCTCAAATTGTCAGTAAGCAGCAAGCGGAAGCTCTGTTTGGGAATACAATCACTGATCCCCAATTGCAAGACCTGAATTCCTGTTTAGTTCGCTACAAGATTACTACCGCCCCAAGACTTCGGCATTTCCTTAGTCAAATTGCCCACGAATCGGGAGGTTTGCAATATACAGAAGAACTTGCCGATGGTTCTGATTATGAAGGTCGTGATGATTTGGGCAATGTCAATGCTGGGGATGGGCCAAAGTATAAAGGGGCTGGTGTAATTCAGCTAACGGGACGCGCTAATTATCAGGCTTTTAGCAATGCGATCGCTGATCCCAAAGTCATGGATGGGGTGAGCTATGTTGCGGCTAAATATCCATTTACGAGTGCAGGTTTTTGGTGGGACAACAATCAGATGAATGCGCTATGTGATAGTGGCGCAACCGTAGAGCAGGTAACTTTGCGCGTGAATGGTGGTGATAACGGCTTAGAAGATCGCCAACAGTATTATCAAAAAGCCTGTGGCATCTTTGCCTAATTGACACATAAAAAAGCACTGCATCGCAGTGCTTTTTTATGAAACCTAAGCTGGGGACGAGACTCGAACTCGTGACCTACTGATTACAAATCAGTTGCTCTACCAACTGAGCTACACCAGCAAATTTAGCGCTAAAGCATAATAACAGAAGTGCGATCGCTTTAGCAATATTAGAAATCAAATAATTGAGCCGCCTGCGTAGCAGGCGGCTCAATTATTTGGAAGTGAGAGCCTAGACTAAAATTAGCCTTGTTTTTGCTTGTCAAGTGGTTGACGCTAATGAAATATCCCTACAAAATGCTTAATAGACAAGTTTTTGGCTACTTAGAAAAGCGAAGTACAGGTTTGTTTCCCCGCCTTCGGCGGGGAAACAAACCTGTACTTCGCTAGACTGGTAAACTCTATATCGAGATTCTAAAAATTTGGCATGAAAACATAAATAGTTAGCTTAAACATAGATTTGATCATACGGATATGGCTAGGACAAGCGATCGCACCACAAATACCCAACAGGTAAATCACTACAAAACTCTGCGAATTAGCTATAACGCGAATCCTGCTGAGGTCAAGAGTGCTTATCGTGGACTAGTCAAAGAATTTCACCCCGATTGCAATCACCATCTGGACAATCATGATGATATTGCCTCGATCAATCTCGCCTACGAAGTCCTCAGCAACCCTCAAGCTCGCGCCCATTACGATCGCAGTTTAGGGATTAAGCATAGTCCGCATAGTAGCTCTCAAGGAGTTAAGCGATCGCCCACCAAGCGCGAAACCCATCTCAATGAAGATCAAAAAATCGATCGCTGGTGCAAACAAGTCTATGAACCAATTCTTGATCTCCTAGAAGGGATCATCGACAGTCTTGATGAACAGATTGATGCGCTTGCCGATGATCCCTATGATGATGGACTGATGGAAGACTTTGAGGACTACATCGATGAATGTCGCGGCTCCTATGCTAAAGCTCAGATTTTCTTTAGGGCAGTTCCCAATCCTGCCTCCGCCGCAGGCATCGCCAGCTATCTTTATCATTGCCTCAATGCCATTAGTGACGGCATCGAAGAGTTAAATTATTTCACCCTAAATTTTGATGATCACCATTTGCATACTGGGCAGGAGCTATGGCGCAGGGCGGAAGAGATGCGCTACTACGCGCAAAGGGCAATGCAGAATTTGCAAACAAGTTAAGGGCTTCGCAGTAACATAAGAAACCAGTTTTTTGATGGTGCGGCTTCGCCGCACCATCAAAAAACTGGTTTCTTATTAATTAGATTAAATGAACTACCAGAAGTTTTGTGAAAGTGTTGCTTTGCAACACTTTCACAAAACTTCTGGGTTTGGGCTTGAGCGCAAAGCGCTATAGAGTACGGTAAACCCTACAGAATTAGGTAGAGTCCCCCTGATGTGCTAATCGGGAAAAGTAGTTAATCTGGTATGAGATTAAAGGATTAACACAAAAGTTAACTTAAGAAGTAAAGATTAGGAGTTGGAAGCCTTATGGCTAAAGTAGTTGGAATCGACTTAGGTACGACAAACTCAGTCGTCGCCGTCATGGAAGGGGGCAAGCCAACGGTGATTGCAAACGCCGAAGGCTTCCGTACCACACCCTCGGTAGTTGCTTACGCAAAGAATGGCGATCGCTTGGTTGGACAAATTGCTAAGCGCCAAGCCGTCATGAACACTGAAAACACCTTTTATTCAGTAAAGCGCTTTATCGGCAGACGTTATGACGAAGTTAGCGGCGAATCTAAGCAAGTCGCTTACAAAGTAATGAAGGTCGGCGAAAACGTCAAAATTGACGCACCTGCCGCTAGCAAGCAATTTGCACCAGAAGAAATTTCGGCTCAAGTACTCCGCAAACTAGTTGACGATGCTAGCAAATATTTAGGCGAAACCGTCACCCAAGCCGTTATCACCGTTCCTGCATATTTCAACGACTCTCAGCGTCAAGCCACTAAGGATGCTGGCAAGATTGCAGGTGTTGAAGTTCTCCGTATTATTAACGAGCCAACCGCCGCAGCATTGGCTTACGGCTTGGATAGCAAAACTAACGAAACCATCCTCGTATTTGACCTTGGTGGCGGTACATTCGACGTATCGATCCTCGAAGTTGGTGACGGTGTATTTGAAGTAATGTCCACCAGTGGCGACACTCACCTCGGTGGTGATGACTTCGACAAGAAGATCGTAGACTTCCTCGCCAATCAGTTCCAATCCGCCGAAGGCATTGACCTCCGCAAGGACAAGCAAGCTTTACAGCGTTTGACTGAAGCTGCGGAAAAGGCAAAGATTGAGCTTTCGAGCGTTACTCAAACTGAAATCAACTTGCCTTTCATCACCGCAACTCAAGATGGTCCTAAGCACTTAGATACCACCTTGACTCGCGCCAAGTTTGAAGAGCTTTGCTCTGA includes the following:
- a CDS encoding 5-(carboxyamino)imidazole ribonucleotide synthase, translating into MVTRQQIGVIGGGQLAWMMAIAAKNLGLHLAVQASSPDESAVPIADRVIYGKVADAIATAQLAEHCQVITFENEFVDLVALQELLDHQGDRQLLFLPKLETLAISVDKLNQRQHFRDHHIPTPEFYSVETETELLDAATKLNYPLVLKARRHGYDGKGTWVIANEIELQSAWESMHKAPAIAEKFIPFESELAVIAARSESGAISIYPVVETLQTNQVCRRTVAPARIAPSIREQVETIATQIVTTLDAIGVFGIEFFLTATGEISVNEIAPRTHNSGHYTIEGCRTSQFEQLLRVVSGMDLGDVAMVANVALMVNLLGYEKATWTSSEKSIENSRYAEKLKVIANFPNTHIHWYNKTSSSVGRKLGHVTILAERHDLAIDLSDRIESIWYGN
- a CDS encoding glycoside hydrolase family 19 protein, with amino-acid sequence MGTMKAKVATKLKVRPVNSSELTKPNETIDVPVGKTYGFDKFESADNGHLKVTLAANSGVYYVYPPHWDGLTPAQIVSKQQAEALFGNTITDPQLQDLNSCLVRYKITTAPRLRHFLSQIAHESGGLQYTEELADGSDYEGRDDLGNVNAGDGPKYKGAGVIQLTGRANYQAFSNAIADPKVMDGVSYVAAKYPFTSAGFWWDNNQMNALCDSGATVEQVTLRVNGGDNGLEDRQQYYQKACGIFA
- a CDS encoding J domain-containing protein, which encodes MARTSDRTTNTQQVNHYKTLRISYNANPAEVKSAYRGLVKEFHPDCNHHLDNHDDIASINLAYEVLSNPQARAHYDRSLGIKHSPHSSSQGVKRSPTKRETHLNEDQKIDRWCKQVYEPILDLLEGIIDSLDEQIDALADDPYDDGLMEDFEDYIDECRGSYAKAQIFFRAVPNPASAAGIASYLYHCLNAISDGIEELNYFTLNFDDHHLHTGQELWRRAEEMRYYAQRAMQNLQTS